Below is a window of Perca fluviatilis chromosome 14, GENO_Pfluv_1.0, whole genome shotgun sequence DNA.
GTTTACAGCTTCACTTTATTATCCACTAACACTAAACACAGAATCACTAAAGTGTCCACAGAAACATGTGGAGATGGAGTTTAAAGTTGTCAGTGTGTCTGCTCCtcactttccctctctgtctcctcaacAGGAACATTTGTAGTGAATGTGACCCAGACCTCCTATCAGGCAGAGGAGAACCACCACATCACACTGGAGTGGACCTTCACAACCAACCCTCACAGTTCCTCCAACTCTCTGAATATCTTCTGTGAACTGTTAACTGATCTCAAGAATCCAGTCCTGTTTCATCTCCATGAAGGAGTTGAGGTCCCAGAGTCTCAGGATGAACAGTTTGCAGGACGAGTCCAGTGGGACAAAGACCTCCTCAGAGAAGGACGACTCAGACTTCATCTGTCCAGACTCAGGACTAATGATTCAGGACTGTACCTGTGTGATGTGCTCACAAGTTATGGGAGTAACTCTGGTAGATGTTGGCTCAATGTCACTGGTAAGTTGATTCAGGAGAACTGGAGTTTTTCTGTTTGTAATGAAAGATGCAGATTATATAGTCATTTTATAGTCAGGCAAGAACAGACATTGGTAAGTTGATTCattataaaatttaaaaaaaggcttgaatcaagcaatctgattggttcatagccGTGATATAATAACCACATACAACGACTATAATCGGACTCCTTTGCACATTAAGTATCACTCCATGTCTGAGAAAAACGTTGACTGATGGCTGGTGCCTCGGAGGGAAGCACTGCcaggacacagagctggtttcAAATCAAACTCTATatttatatctatatctatatttatttatttcagagctttaccttgctgtcaaacagcactttaaaacggaactgaagccgttatctctgctctcttcaaagctgCCAGACTCCTTTCacaaaaacagtcattttaccGCACAGAACACGGTAGTTGCTGCACTACCACTGCCTTGAGcagttagtttgtttgtgttattgttttcctTTCTTTGCGTTAAGCAAAAGAAAGTCTGTGCTAGCTGCTAGtgaaggctaacgttacctgccctGCCTTCCACCCCCAACGCCTCAGTATGTGTAAGGCGGGC
It encodes the following:
- the LOC120573105 gene encoding uncharacterized protein LOC120573105 isoform X2; translated protein: MSFREKMICSILLLIILTSCVSGTFVVNVTQTSYQAEENHHITLEWTFTTNPHSSSNSLNIFCELLTDLKNPVLFHLHEGVEVPESQDEQFAGRVQWDKDLLREGRLRLHLSRLRTNDSGLYLCDVLTSYGSNSGRCWLNVTAARDRPEPETPNTTSPPQPRSWGSIGFYCGLTSAAAAAALLGFCFCVFRQRGIGLNLRHQTQQVGEEILLQEQVHHDQIVGEGSVSTVD
- the LOC120573105 gene encoding uncharacterized protein LOC120573105 isoform X7; translation: MICSILLLIILTSCVSGTFVVNVTQTSYQAEENHHITLEWTFTTNPHSSSNSLNIFCELLTDLKNPVLFHLHEGVEVPESQDEQFAGRVQWDKDLLREGRLRLHLSRLRTNDSGLYLCDVLTSYGSNSGRCWLNVTAARDRPEPETPNTTSPPQPRSWGSIGFYCGLTSAAAAAALLGFCFCVFRQRGIGLNLRHQTQQVGEEILLQEQVHHDQIVGEGSVSTVD